A region of Streptomyces sp. R44 DNA encodes the following proteins:
- a CDS encoding ABC transporter substrate-binding protein: MPRPLRLIAAAFALTLVTACNSASSGGSTPSSVRGVTADTIKVGGIVSMTTASGYSKKDTDLGARARYDRANAEGGVDGRKIEYLGAEDDGQDPARNLAAARKLVQQDKVFAVSPMSSVTFAGADFLDAQKVPTVGWGTLPSFCGPAHLYGFNGCLVPMPGGTLNQTWPEGLVAVLGGARGKSVALIAGDNDAGKFGIRTFTQGFKAAGFQVAYAKAVVPATSMPSDWSAYTKEILRSGPGGGAPDAVVSVMQTPYNIGLFTALKRTGYKGVISDPTDYDPGLLAKDATKQALDGVHVLLQFQPFESDSPAMRQFKADIKKAAGGKDVPLNMHMMTGYMSADLFLSIAAKAGKDLTVESFQKAADGFSDTGTLVGDRAEPKGKKESFGCGALVRLKNGRYEVAVPFKCYPPIPFG, from the coding sequence GTGCCTCGACCGTTGCGCCTCATCGCCGCCGCCTTCGCCCTGACGCTCGTCACAGCCTGCAACTCCGCCTCCAGCGGCGGGAGTACACCCTCCTCCGTACGCGGAGTGACCGCCGACACGATCAAGGTCGGTGGCATCGTCTCCATGACGACAGCCAGCGGCTACTCCAAGAAGGACACCGACCTCGGCGCACGGGCCCGCTACGACCGGGCCAACGCCGAGGGCGGGGTCGACGGACGGAAGATCGAGTACCTGGGCGCCGAGGACGACGGCCAGGACCCCGCCAGGAACCTCGCGGCGGCCCGCAAGCTCGTCCAGCAGGACAAGGTCTTCGCCGTCTCCCCGATGAGCTCGGTCACCTTCGCCGGGGCCGACTTCCTCGACGCCCAGAAGGTCCCGACGGTGGGCTGGGGCACGCTCCCCTCGTTCTGCGGGCCCGCGCACCTCTACGGCTTCAACGGCTGCCTCGTCCCGATGCCCGGCGGCACCCTCAACCAGACCTGGCCCGAAGGGCTCGTGGCCGTCCTCGGCGGAGCCCGCGGCAAGTCCGTCGCGCTCATCGCCGGAGACAACGACGCCGGCAAGTTCGGCATCCGTACCTTCACCCAGGGCTTCAAGGCCGCCGGCTTCCAGGTGGCGTACGCCAAGGCCGTCGTGCCCGCGACCTCGATGCCCAGCGACTGGTCCGCGTACACCAAGGAGATCCTCCGCTCCGGCCCCGGCGGCGGCGCACCCGACGCCGTGGTCTCCGTGATGCAGACGCCGTACAACATCGGCCTGTTCACCGCGCTCAAGCGGACCGGCTACAAGGGCGTCATCTCCGACCCGACGGACTACGACCCCGGGCTCCTCGCGAAGGACGCGACGAAGCAGGCCCTCGACGGGGTGCACGTGCTGCTGCAGTTCCAGCCCTTCGAGTCCGACAGCCCGGCGATGCGGCAGTTCAAGGCGGACATCAAGAAGGCCGCCGGCGGCAAGGACGTACCCCTCAACATGCACATGATGACGGGGTACATGAGTGCCGACCTCTTCCTCTCGATCGCCGCGAAGGCCGGCAAGGACCTCACCGTCGAGTCCTTCCAGAAGGCCGCCGACGGCTTCTCCGACACCGGGACGCTCGTGGGCGACCGCGCCGAGCCCAAGGGGAAGAAGGAGAGCTTCGGCTGCGGGGCGCTCGTCCGGCTGAAGAACGGGCGGTACGAGGTGGCCGTGCCCTTCAAGTGCTACCCGCCGATCCCCTTCGGCTGA